The nucleotide sequence CCGGAGCCCGAGGTGGAGCCCGTGCTGGACGCCAGCGGGATCGCCGCCATGCGGGCCCTGGCGCGCGAGGTGCCCATCGTCTCGCACGTTCGGGACTTCGCGATTCGCCTGGTGCTCGCCACGCACCCGGATCAGGCCGTCGCGCCGGAGGCCGTTCGCCGCTACGTGCGCTTTGGCGCGAGCCCGCGCGCGGCCCAGGCGATCGTGCTGTCGGCCAAGGTGCGGGCACTGCTCGCTGGGCGCTACAACGTTGACTTCGCCGACGTCGTTGCGTCGGCAGCGCCGGCGCTGCGGCATCGCATCCTGCTGAACTTCGAGGGAGAGGCCGAGGGAATCGCCTCCGAGTCCCTCGTGCAGACCGTCGTCGCGTCCGCGCGCGAGGCCGCCAGCCGTCGCCACGCCTAGCGCGGCGACGGCCGGCATCCGCCCATGCTACTGCCCTACACCAGCGACCGACCGCCGGCCCGCCCTCCGGCGGCCGTGCTCACCCTCGTTCTGGGGCAGTTTGCGATCTTCGCACTCGTCGCGCTGATCGTCGCCTTCCGCGGCGCCCAGCTGCCGGTCTTGGTCTACGCGAACCTGAGCGTGGTGCCCGGCTCGCTCCGCTGGTACACGACGCTCACCTACTCCCTGCTGCACGAGAGCGCACCGCACCTATCGGTGAACATGCTCTTCCTGTGGGTGTTCGGCGGGAGCGTGGAGGAGGCGACCGGCTCGTGGCGTTTCCTGCTGCTCTACTTCGGCTCGGCTGCGGCCACGGGGCTCATACAGGCGGCAATGGTGCTCGTCATTCCGGGCGCCGACCCGACCATGCCGGTCATTGGAGCGTCCGGCGCCGTCGCCGCCGTCGTCGGCTTCTTCGCCGTGCGATTCTACCGCGCGCGGGTGCATCTGGTCGGGCTGCGGGCCAGCGTGCCTGCCATCTCGCTCCTCACCCTGGTGCTGCTCAGCGAGATCGCCGCCGTGCTCTGGCAGTTTGCGCTGCGCCCAGGCTCGCCCGGCGCGGCCTCGGCGCACTGGGCGCACATCGCCGGCTTCGCCATCGGTATGCTGCTCGCGCAGGCCACGCGAATGCTGGCCGCCGGTCGCCGCGAGTACCTGGAAGCCGACGCGCGCAGCGCGCTGGAGTGCGTGTCGCCGCTGGCCGCCGCGCAGCGTTGGGAGGATGAGCTGCGAGCGAACCCGAACGACGTGCACGCGGCGGCCGAGCTCGCCCGCGCGCTGGCGCGCGCGGGCGAGCGAGAGGAGAGCGTGGAGCGCTACCGTGACGTGCTGGAGCGCTACCTGGCGGCCGGCAACAAGCGCGACGCGGTCGAGCGGTACCTGCAGATGCGCGCGGAACTGCCCGACGCCGTCGTGCCGGCCAGGACGCACCTGGCCGTCGCCTGCGCGATGGAGGAGCAAGGCAAGCCCGAGGAGGCCGCCGCCGCCTACGCCCGGCTCGCCGCGCAGCACGCCGGCTCGCGCGAGGCGGAGATGGCCCTCCTGCGCGTCGGCGTGGTCCACGCGGGCAAGCTGCGCGACGCCGGCCGCGCGCGCGAGGCCCTGCAGGAGTTCGCGCGCCGTTACCCGGAGAGCGCCTGGAAGGACTTCGCCAACCAGCTCCTGCGCGACCTGGAGCGCCGAGCAAGATAGCGTGCTAGGCCGCGGCCTTGACGCGCTCCACGTAGTCGCGCAGCGCGCCCTCCACATCGTCCTGTTGGATGAGCGGGGCGCCGATGACGGCGATGCGGGCGCCGCCGCGCACCGCGCGGACGCCATCGTCCGCGCTGAAGGTAGCGATGCCAACCGGCACGCGCACCGCCTCCAGGACGGCGGCGATGTCGGCCTGCGAATCGCGGCCCGGGTCGGCGGCGCGCTGATCGGCGCCCCAGTGAACGTAGACGGAGTCGACGCCGATGGCGACCACCTCGGCGGCCCGCGCGCCCACGTCGGGCGCCGCGTAGAGGTCGCACACCACGGCGATGCCGCTCTCCCGGCCGGCCTCCACGGCGGTCCGCACGCTCGCGTCGGCCGCCACAGCGCACACGGTCGCGAGGCGCCCGCCCTGACTGGCCGTCTCCAGCACGTACTTGCGGACGCCGTCCATCGCCTTGTAGTCGGCCAGGACGGGCACGCCCGGGAATGCGCGGGCGAGGGTCCCGATCACGGGCGTGCCGCAGAAGGTGATCAGCGGCGTGCCCGCCTCCAGCCAGTCGGCCCCCGCGCGCACGGCGGCCTCGGCAACGCGGAGCGCGGAGTCGACATCGAGCACATCGATGGCCACCTGCACGGTTGGCGCGCGGAGCAGCTCCCACATGGTCTTCTCCCGGCGCGGGCTTCGCCCGGCATCCCGCGCTGACGGGGGAGGGTTCGCCGCGCCCTGCCCCGGCACCTGCGGACGAGCGACGCCGCAGGAAAGGCGCCGCGCGCCGTTGAACGTGCCCGGGTCATCGGCCCGCCGACAGACGCACGGGATCGAAGCATGCCCGACACCTGGGAC is from Chthonomonadales bacterium and encodes:
- a CDS encoding orotidine 5'-phosphate decarboxylase codes for the protein MWELLRAPTVQVAIDVLDVDSALRVAEAAVRAGADWLEAGTPLITFCGTPVIGTLARAFPGVPVLADYKAMDGVRKYVLETASQGGRLATVCAVAADASVRTAVEAGRESGIAVVCDLYAAPDVGARAAEVVAIGVDSVYVHWGADQRAADPGRDSQADIAAVLEAVRVPVGIATFSADDGVRAVRGGARIAVIGAPLIQQDDVEGALRDYVERVKAAA
- a CDS encoding rhomboid family intramembrane serine protease, which gives rise to MLLPYTSDRPPARPPAAVLTLVLGQFAIFALVALIVAFRGAQLPVLVYANLSVVPGSLRWYTTLTYSLLHESAPHLSVNMLFLWVFGGSVEEATGSWRFLLLYFGSAAATGLIQAAMVLVIPGADPTMPVIGASGAVAAVVGFFAVRFYRARVHLVGLRASVPAISLLTLVLLSEIAAVLWQFALRPGSPGAASAHWAHIAGFAIGMLLAQATRMLAAGRREYLEADARSALECVSPLAAAQRWEDELRANPNDVHAAAELARALARAGEREESVERYRDVLERYLAAGNKRDAVERYLQMRAELPDAVVPARTHLAVACAMEEQGKPEEAAAAYARLAAQHAGSREAEMALLRVGVVHAGKLRDAGRAREALQEFARRYPESAWKDFANQLLRDLERRAR